The proteins below come from a single Thunnus thynnus chromosome 10, fThuThy2.1, whole genome shotgun sequence genomic window:
- the ncam3 gene encoding neural cell adhesion molecule 1 isoform X1: protein MTNQSASILRMALLLLLVVVYSADAKIEIIIGKKDVPVGETDVLLLCKAGGEGTITWKKDGEDVDEEIVQQVDEISSKFNIKKVRMSDAGMYTCLCEFDSGHNDEAQERLYVYEGPSFGSNKTHYEFLEGDDASVPCQVSGQPAVDVLWLKDKEEIPSNEGKRVHKRSDNALIIEKVKRGDAGTYICQAKIKDRPVLKELSVSVVVNAPPSVSVKEDEKRVIAGSDTNVSLLCLVDGFPTPTITWKMPVEFDHSHHRFNSDRSQLTVLSVVRADYGEYICTATNKIAERNATITVHVFEAPDVSVTAEEQNVSVSERVSVSCNVSGHPQPELHWLNPIGQRVSFASGRVHVTDGILVIEDMMPSDGGLYSCMAVSPHGNASRKVAILTQPGRPHYLSVSPGLASVLFSLKTEPASGGTTITSYVLQWKQSPEEQWKEIIVPASDALIVNSLKPYTKYMVRLAALNARGLGEFSDTNNVRTLGMRGEPDSPVLQTNAMKIEANSFFVPLKKNDDGIPLLNYNIRYRQDEEGAEWKEKEMSSDADSVLLKDLPLGSQYHLEVTAVNANGSSIPAKFSFTIAEQKGGVTKGSVVGIVMLIFLIVFLAVDATCCYRNRCGMLMFIAVKLFGQKVPGLKGVEDGEGTTNGEVKLNGLSTPRGSVQQAEVQTKEGGLTEVTCDKAPLTKHEKTQPGRDLPTADP, encoded by the exons ATGACAAACCAATCAGCTTCCATCCTGAGAAtggccctgctgctgctgctggtggtggtgtacAGTGCAG ATGCTAAGATAGAAATCATTATCGGTAAGAAAGATGTGCCGGTGGGAGAAACAGACGTCTTACTATTGTGTAAAG CTGGGGGAGAAGGAACGATAACATGGAAAAAGGATGGAGAGGACGTAGACGAAGAAATCGTGCAACAAGTGGATGAGATCTCCTctaaatttaacattaaaaaggtTAGGATGTCGGATGCGGGCATGTATACCTGTCTGTGTGAGTTCGACAGCGGACACAATGATGAAGCTCAGGAAAGGCTGTATGTTTATG AGGGTCCATCATTTGGCAGCAACAAGACCCACTATGAGTTTCTTGAGGGCGATGATGCAAGTGTTCCGTGCCAGGTGTCTGGCCAGCCAGCAGTGGACGTTCTATGGCTCAAAGACAAGGAAGAAATCCCTTCAAATG AAGGAAAACGTGTGCATAAACGGAGTGATAACGCACTCATTATTGAAAAAGTTAAGAGAGGCGATGCTGGGACATACATATGTCAAGCCAAGATCAAAGATAGACCCGTCCTGAAAGAGCTCTCCGTCTCCGTTGTCGTCAATG ctcctccttCTGTAAGTGTGAAAGAAGATGAGAAGAGAGTGATAGCTGGATCAGACACCAATGTTTCCTTGTTGTGTCTGGTGGACGGCTTTCCAACACCCACAATCACCTGGAAAAT GCCGGTGGAGTTTGACCACTCACATCATCGGTTCAACTCCGACCGTAGCCAGTTGACTGTATTGTCTGTTGTCAGAGCCGACTACGGGGAGTACATCTGCACCGCCACCAACAAGATAGCTGAGAGAAATGCCACCATCACAGTTCATGTCTTTG AGGCCCCAGATGTGTCTGtgacagcagaggagcagaatgtgtcagtgagtgagcGTGTATCTGTGTCCTGTAATGTCTCTGGACATCCTCAGCCTGAGCTACACTGGCTCAACCCCATTGGACAAAGAGTG aGCTTTGCTTCTGGGCGAGTCCATGTCACGGATGGTATTTTGGTGATTGAAGACATGATGCCCTCTGATGGTGGACTGTATTCCTGCATGGCTGTCAGCCCCCATGGAAATGCCTCCAGAAAAGTTGCAATACTCA CCCAGCCTGGTCGACCTCACTACCTGTCAGTCTCACCTGGGCTCGCCTCAGTCCTCTTCTCACTCAAAACCGAACCCGCCAGTGGAGGAACAACAATCACAAGCTATGTCCTGCAGTGGAAGCAAAGTCCAGAAGAACAGTGGAAGGAGATCATAGTCCCAGCTTCAG ATGCACTAATTGTCAACTCCCTCAAGCCATACACAAAGTACATGGTGCGTTTAGCTGCCTTGAATGCACGGGGACTGGGAGAGTTTTCAGACACAAACAACGTCCGCACACTGGGAATGCG AGGTGAACCAGACAGTCCAGTTTTACAGACCAATGCGATGAAAATAGAAGCGAACTCCTTCTTTGTCCCCCTTAAAAAGAATGATGATGGAATTCCTCTGCTGAACTACAACATACGATACAGACAG GATGAAGAGGGGGCTGAGtggaaagagaaggagatgTCATCGGATGCTGATTCTGTCCTCCTCAAGGACCTGCCTTTGGGCTCTCAATATCACCTGGAAGTGACAGCAGTCAATGCAAATGGTTCCTCTATCCCTGCCAAGTTCAGCTTCACCATCGCAGAACAGAAAG GCGGCGTGACCAAAGGCAGCGTTGTTGGCATCGTCATGTTGATCTTCCTGATTGTCTTCTTAGCGGTAGACGCCACCTGCTGCTACAGAAATCGCTGCGGTATGCTCATGTTCATCGCCGTGAAACTCTTTGGACAGAAAGTTCCAGGCCTCAAAGGGGTTGAAGATGGAGAGGGGACCACGAATGG AGAAGTGAAGCTGAATGGACTATCTACTCCGAGAGGCAGTGTGCAACAGGCAGAAGTTCAGACAAAGGAGGGGGGGCTCACAGAAGTCACCTGTGACAAAGCCCCTCTCACCAAACACGA GAAAACACAGCCAGGTCGAGACTTGCCTACTGCTGACCCATGA
- the ncam3 gene encoding neural cell adhesion molecule 1 isoform X2, whose amino-acid sequence MTNQSASILRMALLLLLVVVYSADAKIEIIIGKKDVPVGETDVLLLCKAGGEGTITWKKDGEDVDEEIVQQVDEISSKFNIKKVRMSDAGMYTCLCEFDSGHNDEAQERLYVYEGPSFGSNKTHYEFLEGDDASVPCQVSGQPAVDVLWLKDKEEIPSNEGKRVHKRSDNALIIEKVKRGDAGTYICQAKIKDRPVLKELSVSVVVNAPPSVSVKEDEKRVIAGSDTNVSLLCLVDGFPTPTITWKMPVEFDHSHHRFNSDRSQLTVLSVVRADYGEYICTATNKIAERNATITVHVFEAPDVSVTAEEQNVSVSERVSVSCNVSGHPQPELHWLNPIGQRVSFASGRVHVTDGILVIEDMMPSDGGLYSCMAVSPHGNASRKVAILTQPGRPHYLSVSPGLASVLFSLKTEPASGGTTITSYVLQWKQSPEEQWKEIIVPASDALIVNSLKPYTKYMVRLAALNARGLGEFSDTNNVRTLGMRGEPDSPVLQTNAMKIEANSFFVPLKKNDDGIPLLNYNIRYRQDEEGAEWKEKEMSSDADSVLLKDLPLGSQYHLEVTAVNANGSSIPAKFSFTIAEQKGGVTKGSVVGIVMLIFLIVFLAVDATCCYRNRCGMLMFIAVKLFGQKVPGLKGVEDGEGTTNG is encoded by the exons ATGACAAACCAATCAGCTTCCATCCTGAGAAtggccctgctgctgctgctggtggtggtgtacAGTGCAG ATGCTAAGATAGAAATCATTATCGGTAAGAAAGATGTGCCGGTGGGAGAAACAGACGTCTTACTATTGTGTAAAG CTGGGGGAGAAGGAACGATAACATGGAAAAAGGATGGAGAGGACGTAGACGAAGAAATCGTGCAACAAGTGGATGAGATCTCCTctaaatttaacattaaaaaggtTAGGATGTCGGATGCGGGCATGTATACCTGTCTGTGTGAGTTCGACAGCGGACACAATGATGAAGCTCAGGAAAGGCTGTATGTTTATG AGGGTCCATCATTTGGCAGCAACAAGACCCACTATGAGTTTCTTGAGGGCGATGATGCAAGTGTTCCGTGCCAGGTGTCTGGCCAGCCAGCAGTGGACGTTCTATGGCTCAAAGACAAGGAAGAAATCCCTTCAAATG AAGGAAAACGTGTGCATAAACGGAGTGATAACGCACTCATTATTGAAAAAGTTAAGAGAGGCGATGCTGGGACATACATATGTCAAGCCAAGATCAAAGATAGACCCGTCCTGAAAGAGCTCTCCGTCTCCGTTGTCGTCAATG ctcctccttCTGTAAGTGTGAAAGAAGATGAGAAGAGAGTGATAGCTGGATCAGACACCAATGTTTCCTTGTTGTGTCTGGTGGACGGCTTTCCAACACCCACAATCACCTGGAAAAT GCCGGTGGAGTTTGACCACTCACATCATCGGTTCAACTCCGACCGTAGCCAGTTGACTGTATTGTCTGTTGTCAGAGCCGACTACGGGGAGTACATCTGCACCGCCACCAACAAGATAGCTGAGAGAAATGCCACCATCACAGTTCATGTCTTTG AGGCCCCAGATGTGTCTGtgacagcagaggagcagaatgtgtcagtgagtgagcGTGTATCTGTGTCCTGTAATGTCTCTGGACATCCTCAGCCTGAGCTACACTGGCTCAACCCCATTGGACAAAGAGTG aGCTTTGCTTCTGGGCGAGTCCATGTCACGGATGGTATTTTGGTGATTGAAGACATGATGCCCTCTGATGGTGGACTGTATTCCTGCATGGCTGTCAGCCCCCATGGAAATGCCTCCAGAAAAGTTGCAATACTCA CCCAGCCTGGTCGACCTCACTACCTGTCAGTCTCACCTGGGCTCGCCTCAGTCCTCTTCTCACTCAAAACCGAACCCGCCAGTGGAGGAACAACAATCACAAGCTATGTCCTGCAGTGGAAGCAAAGTCCAGAAGAACAGTGGAAGGAGATCATAGTCCCAGCTTCAG ATGCACTAATTGTCAACTCCCTCAAGCCATACACAAAGTACATGGTGCGTTTAGCTGCCTTGAATGCACGGGGACTGGGAGAGTTTTCAGACACAAACAACGTCCGCACACTGGGAATGCG AGGTGAACCAGACAGTCCAGTTTTACAGACCAATGCGATGAAAATAGAAGCGAACTCCTTCTTTGTCCCCCTTAAAAAGAATGATGATGGAATTCCTCTGCTGAACTACAACATACGATACAGACAG GATGAAGAGGGGGCTGAGtggaaagagaaggagatgTCATCGGATGCTGATTCTGTCCTCCTCAAGGACCTGCCTTTGGGCTCTCAATATCACCTGGAAGTGACAGCAGTCAATGCAAATGGTTCCTCTATCCCTGCCAAGTTCAGCTTCACCATCGCAGAACAGAAAG GCGGCGTGACCAAAGGCAGCGTTGTTGGCATCGTCATGTTGATCTTCCTGATTGTCTTCTTAGCGGTAGACGCCACCTGCTGCTACAGAAATCGCTGCGGTATGCTCATGTTCATCGCCGTGAAACTCTTTGGACAGAAAGTTCCAGGCCTCAAAGGGGTTGAAGATGGAGAGGGGACCACGAATGGGTAA